A portion of the Acidisarcina polymorpha genome contains these proteins:
- a CDS encoding CPBP family intramembrane glutamic endopeptidase codes for MHSGTRFALGVIWGLLALLDIGCTYLLGGYSFGSFALSPGKVLIFGAASALAFIMVSLFEEFLFRGYALHSLTIGVGFWPAAFLLSAIFGGLHLTNTGEGIVGALDVMLYGLFACFTLSRTGNLWFAVGLHSAWDFSLTFLYSVPGSGMHAKGQLLQATLHGPAWLTGGAAGPEGRVIGLAVLILSFPVFSALFPIAPAARGGRH; via the coding sequence ATGCATTCGGGGACGCGATTCGCACTAGGCGTGATTTGGGGGCTCTTAGCGCTTTTGGACATCGGATGTACGTATCTGTTGGGAGGGTATTCCTTCGGAAGCTTTGCGCTCTCCCCTGGAAAGGTTCTGATCTTCGGCGCCGCGTCAGCGCTAGCTTTCATCATGGTAAGTCTTTTCGAAGAGTTTCTTTTCCGCGGCTATGCGTTGCATAGTCTCACCATAGGTGTCGGTTTTTGGCCGGCAGCATTTCTGTTATCGGCCATCTTCGGGGGCCTGCATCTCACGAATACCGGGGAAGGCATTGTTGGCGCACTGGATGTGATGTTGTATGGATTATTCGCATGTTTTACCTTAAGTCGGACCGGAAATTTGTGGTTTGCAGTAGGCCTACATTCGGCTTGGGATTTCTCTCTTACATTTCTTTACTCGGTTCCGGGTAGCGGCATGCACGCGAAAGGGCAGTTATTGCAAGCAACTCTCCATGGGCCGGCTTGGCTGACCGGGGGAGCTGCAGGACCCGAAGGACGCGTGATCGGTTTGGCAGTCCTGATTCTGTCGTTTCCCGTCTTTTCCGCCTTGTTCCCAATCGCGCCCGCCGCCCGTGGTGGCCGGCATTAA
- a CDS encoding TonB-dependent receptor domain-containing protein, which translates to MAYYVHEIDPDTFNGAFVFGGGSAPVLDSSDQPLSQITNITALEQYRRANLNLAAGIPTTFQITTGNPLVAFNQCKVSLFAEDAIKLTPRLTLTTGLRYQFQTSPSNFLNFAPRLGLAWAFGKNDSTVLHARIGLFNSSNYWKPELLTCNQHPA; encoded by the coding sequence CGGAGCATTTGTCTTCGGCGGCGGAAGCGCTCCCGTGCTTGATTCTAGCGACCAGCCTCTCTCACAGATCACGAACATTACTGCGCTCGAACAATATCGGCGCGCGAATCTAAATCTTGCAGCAGGTATCCCTACAACATTTCAGATCACGACCGGAAACCCTCTGGTCGCGTTCAATCAGTGCAAAGTCTCGCTGTTTGCCGAAGATGCCATCAAGTTGACTCCACGTCTGACGCTCACCACAGGCCTGCGGTATCAGTTTCAAACCTCGCCGAGCAATTTTCTGAACTTCGCTCCGCGGTTGGGGCTTGCGTGGGCATTTGGCAAGAATGACTCTACCGTGCTGCATGCCCGAATAGGTCTCTTTAATAGCTCAAACTACTGGAAACCGGAGCTGCTCACCTGCAATCAGCATCCGGCATGA
- a CDS encoding helix-turn-helix domain-containing protein, whose product MHRVFNKNYKLMGNVYKILHSTHTFHVTIGSLRNDVGRVAADVRDVDEIGCSPKLYARIARFQGALDTKRLFPERTWLNIAHQFGFADQMHMVRDFHSLAGKPPSQTVAESNDMHPWSLAEFTDLPSATPTGIRGGTISLRL is encoded by the coding sequence TTGCATCGTGTTTTCAACAAGAATTACAAACTCATGGGGAACGTCTATAAAATCCTGCATTCCACCCATACTTTTCACGTGACTATTGGTTCCCTCCGGAACGATGTAGGCCGTGTGGCGGCAGACGTAAGAGATGTCGATGAGATAGGCTGTTCACCCAAGCTGTATGCGCGTATTGCACGCTTTCAGGGTGCTCTCGACACCAAGCGCCTGTTTCCTGAACGCACGTGGCTCAATATCGCCCACCAGTTCGGCTTTGCCGATCAGATGCACATGGTGCGAGACTTTCATAGCCTCGCAGGCAAACCGCCGAGTCAGACGGTTGCGGAGAGCAACGACATGCATCCCTGGTCTCTCGCTGAGTTCACAGACCTTCCTTCTGCGACCCCGACCGGGATAAGAGGCGGGACAATCTCGTTGAGATTGTAG
- a CDS encoding Ig-like domain repeat protein: MQQGLRAVEQGRAIRTVTARERAYLDAVPHLYVDCAHISQPDRPLIISETSTVKAIAVASGYADSPVTSATFTIKPGAISTTTTLTASSNPSNLGDQVRFTATVTAASGPPPTGLVIFKNGSVVLGSARLLDGTASLITANLALDGNAIAAIFTGSTTDAVSAATLTQEVQ; encoded by the coding sequence TTGCAGCAGGGGCTGCGCGCCGTGGAACAGGGACGCGCTATCCGCACAGTTACCGCGCGCGAGCGCGCCTACCTCGACGCCGTTCCCCATCTCTACGTCGATTGTGCCCATATCAGTCAGCCAGACCGGCCCCTCATTATTTCTGAAACGTCGACGGTGAAAGCGATCGCAGTCGCAAGTGGCTACGCGGACAGCCCGGTCACTTCGGCCACCTTCACGATCAAGCCTGGTGCCATTTCAACTACGACGACGCTTACCGCCTCCTCGAATCCGTCGAACCTTGGAGATCAGGTGAGGTTCACGGCCACCGTCACCGCAGCTTCCGGGCCGCCTCCCACGGGGTTAGTCATCTTCAAGAATGGAAGCGTTGTTCTTGGCAGTGCGCGGCTGCTTGATGGCACAGCATCCTTGATCACTGCGAACCTCGCTCTTGACGGCAACGCTATTGCGGCCATCTTCACCGGCAGCACCACCGATGCAGTCAGCGCAGCGACCCTTACTCAAGAGGTGCAGTAG
- a CDS encoding alpha/beta hydrolase domain-containing protein produces MNLKPGIILAFILSFFIISPVSARVSHVDIFSHSDVLSGRSFGDAGAYEHISGRIYFSLPIANPHNQGIVDLHNAINLRDGEVEFSSDFVAIRPKDPARGNGSMILELPNRSKRIVLSFIDGGDADVAEDAGDAWLLRNGYTIVTLGWQWDVTGPGALHFYAPIAKENGKTIFGLLRGDIMLSKWMPEIPLGHVILGKIGGTEYPVSAPDDPRNSLTVRNSPDANRTLIPRSQWKFAHIVDSKLVPSDQFIHLNGGFQPGKIYEYVYVAADPVVAGGAFAAVRDFASYAKHSPNTIVPVQRVFGQGISQTGRFLRDFLYQGFNADEDGKMALDGVLAHVAGAGRGSFNYRFAQPSRDAQPTSSVFFPTDIFPFTDLPERDPVTKEVGGLLDRATAENVVPRIFFTNTSFEYWGRAAALIHVSADGKHDAPIANSVRIYHFTGLQHFPAPFPPVRGKDDLLGQEPQSPLSHRYLMRAMIANMDAWVRNSKPPPVSSYPLIADENLVPLQKYAFPAIRGLNRPHDANEVWRLDFGPNWRNGILSVQPPSVGKVYPVLVPQVDIDGNERDGVHLPEITVPLATYTGWNLRDPSIGASDQRVAFEASYIPFAKTAAEREKTGDRRKSIAERYANHEDYTVRYQRAVDELIKENWILPEDRAALLLRGEQEWSEAVN; encoded by the coding sequence ATGAACCTCAAACCTGGAATCATTCTCGCCTTCATTCTTTCGTTCTTCATCATTTCGCCGGTCAGCGCACGCGTCTCTCACGTCGACATTTTCTCTCACTCCGATGTCCTCAGCGGAAGGTCGTTCGGCGACGCAGGGGCCTATGAGCACATCAGTGGAAGAATCTATTTCTCGCTTCCTATAGCAAATCCACACAATCAGGGAATCGTCGATCTCCACAATGCAATAAATCTTAGAGATGGTGAGGTCGAATTCTCGTCCGACTTCGTCGCGATTCGCCCCAAAGACCCCGCCAGGGGCAATGGCTCCATGATTCTTGAACTACCTAACCGCAGCAAACGAATCGTCCTTTCTTTTATCGACGGCGGCGATGCAGATGTCGCGGAGGACGCGGGCGACGCATGGTTACTGCGCAACGGCTATACGATCGTAACCTTGGGGTGGCAATGGGATGTAACCGGTCCTGGCGCACTCCACTTCTACGCCCCGATTGCGAAGGAAAACGGCAAGACCATTTTCGGTCTACTGCGAGGAGATATAATGCTTTCAAAGTGGATGCCAGAGATTCCGCTCGGCCATGTCATCCTCGGCAAGATCGGGGGAACCGAATATCCAGTCTCCGCACCCGACGATCCTCGCAACTCTCTTACCGTCCGCAACTCGCCCGATGCCAACCGAACTTTGATCCCCCGCTCTCAGTGGAAGTTCGCCCACATAGTCGACAGTAAACTCGTTCCTAGCGATCAGTTCATTCACCTCAACGGTGGCTTCCAACCTGGCAAGATCTACGAATATGTCTATGTTGCCGCCGATCCGGTGGTAGCTGGAGGTGCCTTCGCCGCCGTACGCGACTTCGCCTCCTACGCAAAGCACTCTCCTAACACAATCGTTCCGGTCCAGCGTGTTTTTGGGCAAGGCATCTCGCAGACCGGCCGATTTCTGCGCGACTTTCTTTATCAGGGCTTCAATGCTGACGAAGACGGTAAGATGGCCCTCGACGGAGTCCTTGCGCACGTCGCCGGAGCCGGCCGAGGCAGTTTTAATTACCGTTTCGCTCAGCCATCGCGGGATGCGCAACCGACCTCCTCCGTCTTCTTCCCAACCGATATCTTCCCCTTCACCGATCTACCAGAGCGCGATCCGGTCACAAAAGAGGTGGGTGGCCTGCTTGACCGCGCCACAGCCGAAAACGTCGTGCCGCGCATTTTTTTTACCAACACGTCTTTCGAATACTGGGGCCGTGCCGCGGCGTTGATCCACGTCAGCGCCGATGGCAAACACGATGCGCCGATAGCAAACAGTGTTCGAATCTATCACTTCACCGGCCTACAGCATTTCCCTGCTCCATTTCCTCCGGTGAGAGGGAAAGACGATCTTCTCGGACAGGAGCCGCAATCGCCGCTCTCACATAGATATCTGATGCGCGCCATGATTGCTAACATGGACGCATGGGTGCGAAATAGTAAGCCTCCGCCGGTCAGCAGTTATCCCCTGATTGCCGACGAAAATCTTGTGCCTTTGCAAAAATACGCTTTCCCTGCAATTCGCGGCCTGAATCGTCCGCACGACGCAAATGAGGTTTGGCGCCTCGACTTTGGCCCGAACTGGCGCAACGGTATCCTGAGTGTCCAGCCGCCCAGCGTCGGAAAGGTTTACCCCGTTCTTGTACCCCAGGTCGATATCGATGGAAATGAACGTGACGGCGTCCATTTACCAGAGATTACCGTCCCGCTCGCAACCTATACAGGATGGAACCTTCGCGATCCTTCCATCGGCGCATCCGATCAGCGTGTGGCCTTTGAAGCTTCGTACATTCCGTTCGCTAAGACCGCCGCCGAACGTGAAAAGACGGGCGATCGCCGCAAGTCCATCGCAGAACGCTATGCAAATCACGAAGATTACACCGTCCGGTACCAAAGGGCCGTGGATGAGCTCATAAAAGAGAATTGGATCTTGCCCGAAGATCGTGCCGCACTGCTACTTCGCGGTGAGCAAGAATGGAGCGAAGCTGTAAACTAA
- a CDS encoding alpha/beta fold hydrolase, producing MEAIRATEPTSSMQIAANPALVLLHGTSGFSEDWSGVVDHLAVNRLVIRPDYMNSTISNDTAYSKTIAEAASHVLTEVCDRTEGPFDLVGYSLGAGVAAFIAAEHPESVRSLVLVSGFGYGSEVWMKSQFSLWLDLVRTNRTALTKLLLLTGISRGFLSTFDEDTIARIIDGFVRSTDWEKVDYSIRLDLNLDIREHAKKIAVPSLSISGKHDRIVPGFYSEQLAELTHGSQHVEIDSGHLSFLEQPVQLATAIVRFLDSHRPEDNNPQEVQKPTKSRI from the coding sequence ATGGAAGCTATCAGAGCAACCGAACCAACTTCATCAATGCAAATCGCTGCAAACCCGGCACTCGTGCTTCTACATGGTACCTCCGGCTTTTCAGAAGACTGGTCCGGCGTAGTTGACCATCTGGCTGTGAACCGCCTCGTAATTCGCCCCGACTACATGAACTCAACGATCAGTAACGATACGGCCTATTCAAAGACAATCGCTGAGGCCGCTTCTCATGTCCTCACGGAAGTCTGTGACAGAACCGAAGGCCCCTTTGACCTTGTGGGCTACTCTCTGGGGGCGGGTGTAGCCGCTTTCATCGCTGCAGAACATCCTGAGAGTGTTCGTTCGTTGGTTCTTGTTTCGGGCTTCGGATACGGTAGCGAGGTTTGGATGAAGTCGCAGTTTAGTCTCTGGCTCGACCTAGTTCGCACCAATCGGACTGCGCTTACTAAATTGCTGCTCCTGACTGGGATAAGCAGAGGTTTCCTTTCGACCTTTGATGAAGATACAATCGCCAGGATCATCGATGGATTTGTTAGGTCCACCGATTGGGAAAAAGTGGATTATTCCATTCGACTCGATCTTAACTTAGACATCCGAGAACATGCTAAAAAAATAGCGGTGCCAAGCCTATCGATTTCAGGCAAGCATGATCGCATCGTTCCCGGATTTTATTCAGAGCAGCTCGCCGAGTTGACTCACGGATCTCAACATGTCGAGATCGATTCAGGACATCTCTCCTTCCTAGAACAGCCAGTTCAATTAGCAACCGCCATCGTCAGGTTTTTAGATTCTCATCGACCTGAGGACAACAATCCACAAGAAGTGCAGAAACCAACCAAATCTCGGATTTGA